TGCCTATAGAAAGTCAGCTTCGGAATGCCGAGCCCGGGCTGCTGAGATGAGGCGTTCCTGGGCATCCCTCTCCCAAATGTCCTTCGGATCTGGCTGCGGTCACTCCCACATTGAGGGCAGCCTCCCCGAGGTGAGATGGAGAGGCCTCCTTTAGCCCTTGCCCAGGAGGCACAAGAGCAAGCGACTGAGACtgtacagagaaagagaagaggaagggtgCAGCCCGGGGACACAGGCGGGGGACAGCCAAGCCAGGCCCAGGAGCCTCTGGGCAGGGAGAAGATGGGGAGGCAGGAGGCTCTAGCCAGAGTCCCTCCTGTTCCTTGGAGATGTTCCTCAGAATGGCAGCAGAGGTGCCCCTAGGAGGTAAGGACAACTTTGTGGAGGCCGCAGAAGCACCCCCAGGGCCATAAAGCCCCATCTGTCTTGGCCCAGCTGCCAGGCCTCAAGCACGTGGGTCCATGTCCCTTTCCTGGCAGGGCATCTGACCCAGACTGCTTCTCTTTTGGTAAAAAGTAGTCCTAGTGGTTTCTCTACTGCTGAGAACAGGCTGAGCTTCAAGAATTTTGAGACAATGGTGGTGACAGTGTCTCCCCTTCTGAGGAGCTGGGCAGCTTCCTCCCTGGATTCCAGGGCAGGACGAGGGGAGCAGACACAACCCGGACAGAAGGGGCACTCCAGCCCCAgaaagcccaggctggagggagaggccgcctcccacccacccccttCCTGGGTTGGCCTGTGCCAAGGTGGGCCGCTAGCCCAGCTGCCAGGAGGAGGACAGCGAGAGCCAGGATGGCAATGAGCCCAGGACGGTCCCCTAAGGCTCTGTGGCAAGAAGTGGCCTCTTTGGTCCTGGCCCATACACAAGCCAACTGGGTGTGGGCATCAGCAAAGGCCACTTGCAGGCAGGCCCAGTACTCCGTGGCCTGAAGGAGGCGGGTAATGTTGTAGCTGTGGGTTCCCCGAGGCAGGCGGGCCAGAGCTGTGGCCCCCTGGCCCCGGAGGGAGGAGGCGCTGGACCAGGTGAGGTTGGTGGACACTGTGTTGGGTGGGGTGACCCAAGATAGCAGGATGTGATAGGGGTGGGTCTCCTGCACCCGGAGCTCCAGCCCCCGTCCTTCGTCCCTGCCTGGCTGGAGGAGAGCACGGCCCACAACCACACTAACCGTCTTAGTGTCAGCCCCCACCAGGTTCTGGGCCACACAGGTGTACAGCCCTGCCTCTTCCGCTGTCACCCTCCGCAGCTCCAGGGTCCCCTCGGGGTACACCCGGTACCTCCTGCCTGCATGGGCAGGTGTCAGTCGAAACCCGGCTGGAGTGACCCAGTAGATCTCGGGTTCGGGTTCGGCCAGTGCCCGGCAATGCAGCACCATGCTCTCTCCGCTGGCTACTTGGAGGCTTGGGGGGAAGCTTCGGGGGGAGATGAGGGGCAAACAGTGGTCCGTCATCTCCCGGAAGGGCACCTCACGGACTGGGCGGCGCTGGAGGTCCGGAGGCTCCGCGCATAGGGTGGATTGCGGCTCGATGAAGCGGACACGGGTGCCCGTGGCATTGGCCCAGCGGATGACACAGTCACAGCGGATGGGGTTGCCGTGGAGACCTACCTCCTGCAGGTTGGGCAGGGACTCCACCGTCTGCTGGTGCAAGGCACTGAGAGCGTTGTTGTTGAGCATGAGGGTCTCCATCTGGGGCAGGTGGTGGAAGGCGCGGGGGTGGATGAAGGACAGCCGTGGGTTATTGGTGATGTCCAGCTTGGTCAGCTCGGGGAGGTTCACCAGGGCGAACTTGTCGATGGAGACCAGCTCCTCCATGTTGTTCAGCCCCAGCTCCTTGAGGTGCAGCATGTTGGCAAAGTCCCCCGGCCCTACTCGCTGGAGCGGGTTCTTGTTGAGGTCTAGGAACTTGAGCCCGGGCACCTGTTCCAGTGCCCGCCTGGGCACCCGGGCCAGCTGGTTGTCGTAGAAGGAGAGGCTCTCCAGGCTTTGCAGCCCCTCCAGGGCATAGTCGGAGATCTCCCGCAGGTTCATGCCTGCTAGCACCAGGCTACGCAGGTTGGCCAGGGGCCGAAAGTTCATGTCCAGGATGGCATCTACCTTGTTGCCGCCAATCATGAGTATCTCCAAGTTGGGCAGCATTTCGAACCAGCGGCTGTCAATGGCCCTCAGCAGGTTGGAGTTGAGGTGCAGCCTCAGCAAGTTGCTGAGGCCGGAAAAGGCCCTGGGGGCAATGCGGTAGAGCTGGTTGTGGTTGAGATAGAGTTCCTGTAGGCTGGCCAGCCCTGCAAAGCTGTGGTCCTCCAGCCGGGTCAGCTGGTTCTCCTCTAGGTGCAGGCTCAGCAGCTGGGGCAGGGCATGGAAATCACAGTCGCGGGCATCCGAAAAGCTGTTCTGCGAGAGGTCCAGCTCTGTGAGATTGGCCAGGTAGCCCAGCTCACTCTGGTCCACACGGACAATGCTGTTGCTCTGCAGGAGCAGGGTCTGTGTGCCTGCGGGGAGCGCTGGGGGGACCGCCGTCAGGAATAGGTCATTGCAGTCCACAGTGGTAGCCTCACGGTAGGATGAGCGGGGCGTATACCAGGGCCGGATCTGGCAGGCACACTGAGGGGGGCAGGGCACACGCCAGGGTACCACGGGCACAGCGGCAGTGGCACCAGCCACCCAAGCTAGCAAGAGGGGGGCCACGAGGAGCCTCATGGTGGAGCTGCAGGGCAGGGGACCATTCACGAGAAGAGTCTGGAGTCCTGCTCTTCGTGTTTTGCAGGTTAAGGGTCAGCAACCCTGCCAGGGCCCAAGGAACCACCCTCCCAGAGCAGTCATTCTACACCAGGTGTCACTTCTTGCCCTCCTGGATATGGCTTGTCTTCCTTGTCCACTGGGGCTGGGCCTGCTCACTCATTGCCAGGCCCCATCAGGGGCAGCCCTGGAAGAAGAGGATGCAGAGTTAAGGAGGTTGCAGAGAAGCAGTATCTACCCCTCCtcccatgtttgtttgtttgtttaaaacagagtctcattctgtcacccaggctggagtgcagtggcacactcagctcactgcatcctccgcctcctggattcaagcgattctcttggcccagcctcccaaatagctgggattacaggcatgtgccaccacccctggctaacttttgtatttttagtagagacggagtttctccatgtgggccaggctggtcttgaactcctgacctcaagtgatctgcccacctcagtctcccaaagtgctgggattacaggtgtgagttactgcgcctggcccctccCGTATTTTTTGACTCAACAAGCCAAAAGAGCTGCAGAGGTCATGGCCAGGACCGTCCTCAAGGCTTTAGTGTCCTTTTCTATGACCTGCTCACAGAGCAAGTGACTGTGAGTCTTCAGTGAAGGAgaggaaggtgtgtgtgtgtgtgtgtgtgtgtgtgcgcgcgcgcacatgcatgtgtgtgtttgagagGCAAGGAGAGTGGATGGGCTGAAATTATTGTTATCTTCAGAGTTCTTCTGAGCCCAGAGAGATGTAAGGTAGGTTCTCTAACCTTTCTTACCTCTTTCCTCCCAGCCTCCTTGGCTCACTGGGTAAATGGAAGATAAAATGGTAAGTTTCCAGAAATTCCTCTGGCAGTGTaagtgggaggtgggtgaggatTGGTGGAAATAAGTACAACAGCTTCTAAAACCTGGGATGGGCTCCCCAGGACTCTAGAGGTGAAAGGCAGCAGACCTGATCCACACCCAGGCAGGCTGGGGTGTTCTGCTGCCTAGGATCCTCCGGGTGGGGATACTGCTGTGGTGTTTGCCAACCTCCTCACCCCGCAGGCAGGAGGTTTTCTCCTTTCCCAACAGCCTGGCAGAGTTGCCCAGCAGGAGGCAGTGGAGTTAAGAAGCCTGGGTCTGAGCTCCTCAGCTGTGCAGGTAAGGCCTTCTGTGACCCGGCCCCTTCACCTGGCTTCTCTTGTCACCACCCCACTTACCCACTGCACACAAACCTGAGGTTACCGTGACATGCCACCCTTCTGATGTCTCCTCCTCATTGTCTTCCAGACAACTGCTACTTGTTCTTCAACGCTCAACTTTAACTTCAGTCACCACCTGCAGAAAGCTTCTCCAAAACCTCCCCACCTGGCTAAGGGGCTGGCTTTAAGCTCTTAAAGTACTCACGCTTCCTACTGTCACAGTTCTCACCACACCATGGGAAAACACCTCTAACTAGAGACCTGTCTTGCCTCTTGTGCCTGTAGTACAGGATGGGTGCCCAGTGTGTGTTGATTGTATGAATCAATCTCTGTGACTCCAGAGCTCCTTTCCCCAGGAGATTGGACATCACCCCTCCAATCGAGAATCTGAGCCACTGCTGTTTCCTCCATCCTGAGTGTGAGGAACCTATCCAGTTTCTCTCTTAGATCCCAGGGCCATGGAGGCAAGTATAGCCTTGGCCTAGAACCAAAGATGGAAACAAAAAGGGGCCAGACTATGTTGCCTTCTTAAGCCTGTTCTGACTCCTGAGTGGGAATCTGATTCCAGGTAAGTTTTTAGCTACAAGGGTCAAGGAAATGCAcaaacacttactgagcaccCACCATTGCTCAGGACTCTTCAAAGACTCTGAATGTCTTTTTTCACATGACCCTCACAACAGGTATATGAGATAAGCACTCATACCTCCAGTTTGCAGATTAAGAGACTGAGGTCCTGAAGAGGTTAAAGAACTTGGCTCAAGTCACATAGCTGGCTCAAGTCACATACAAGAATCAACTCAAGTCCAGGGGGCTGTGTGCCGTTTACACTTCACATCTGTGCTCCCAGGTCTGTCTGGTCTGACTCTGCCCTGGGCTTCTGGAGGGTCTGGGATGTACTGACTGCCAAAGTTGCAGGCCATGTGCCTGTTCTTGTCCCCTGGGGTGATGACTCCTTACCACGCAGCTGCAAAAAGCTTGGAGCTATGTCTCCTGCCACTATCCAGGCAGGTGcctctcagtgggccagaggggTTCTTCACCTATCTCATCCTGCTTCCAGGATGCTAGGGCTTGGGAGGGGAGTAGTTGGAGGCAGGGTCCCCTTCCCTGAGCAGGAACACAGCAAGCCTATTTACATTTGACTACTTCCCACTTTCCCCTGCAGCTATTTCTGAAGGTGGGAAAAACAACCGTGACTTAAAAGGCATAGAGGTTTTGCGTAGGGGTGTGTGTGCACTGACACGTAAAACTCAAGGTAAAcaaacacacgtgcacacatgccTGCATGCCTGCATACATGTCCAAGGGGAACCCAGCTACCCAAGCCAGTGTATGGGGGtcaggaagtggggagggaatTTTGTGGTGTTCTATGTGggtggaaaggaaggagggaacaaGCTGAGTCTCCGAGAGGTCCCTGTTGTGGAACTGGATCTATGGCCAGTAGTCGTGCCACACTTACATACCAGAGACCACTGACTGCCACCTAGACCTGCTGTGAGAGAGCAGACCCATCAGCAAATAGATCAGGACCCAGATCTCAGCCCTACCACTCACTACCCAAGCACCTGAGGCAAAGCTACTTGACTGCTCTGAGCAACCATTTCCTGTATTACATTAGCTTGTCACTGGAATTAAATGAGCGTGTTGCACACAGAAAGAACTGGACAAATGTTAGCTCCCTTCTAGCTCCAGTCATCCCTCAGGGTTAGGAGGTTCTCCAGCTATAGGGCTTCTTAGGGGACAGTAGAAGTTGGCTCCTAGGGCTCAATAAGTTAGCAAGTGCCATGCTAATTGGGGAGGCAggttcaaaaacacaaaacaactaGGAGAGCCCAAGACATTTCCCAAGTGGAGAGAAGGGTGAGGGCTGGAGGAGGTGGAGAGGGGTCTTCAGCCGGGCCCCAGCATCTCCCTGACTTTTAGACCCTACCTGAGTCCAGTTTCCCTTCTTCATCAACACTTGGTTCTAAGCGCTCAGTCAGTGCTCAACTGCACTGAGGGGATCAAGGAACCATTTAAAACTTAATTGAAACCCTCCAGGCACTTGCCTTTCCCCTCCACCCGAGACTGttgccccttccttccctcccctggtTAGGCTgggtggaggaggcagaggttgtggctCCTGGGCTAGGAGCCTGGGGCTGGGCCTTAGGATCCAGAGGCAGTGACTTGAAGACTCATGCTCACACAGCACCTCTGACCCCAAGGCTTGGCAAAGGCCCAGGCAAGTCCACCCCCTCACTGCTGAGCATGCAGCCCTTTCCGGGATGCAGCTCAGAGCTGCCCACTCACCTGCCATCACCATCTAAGGCTGCCTTGCACATGGCCCGCTCATGCAGGCTGATCAGCAGTTTCTATCGGGGAGCTGCAGAGAAAGCTGTCTTTCATCTGTAATCTCCAGGGGTGATCAGGAGTTCAGACTGTCACGTGTATACTTTCCCCAACTGGATTCCAAGCGGCCTGAGGCAGGGGCCATATCTTACATGCTTTTTGTGTCCTCAGAGCACCAAGTGTAGGATTGAGCATGTAGCGGGTGCTTGAGAGTGGCTATAGTGAAATGCGTAGAGAACACGCATTGCATTTAATCCCCCCAACAACCCTGTGTGTAGGCAAGAAGGGATTATTTAGCCCCATTTTGCCAGGGAGGCAACTGAGAGAAACAGGAAGTGATTCATCAGAGGTTGCACAGCTTCTATGCAGTGGggt
This DNA window, taken from Macaca mulatta isolate MMU2019108-1 chromosome 1, T2T-MMU8v2.0, whole genome shotgun sequence, encodes the following:
- the LRRN2 gene encoding leucine-rich repeat neuronal protein 2; translation: MRLLVAPLLLAWVAGATAAVPVVPWRVPCPPQCACQIRPWYTPRSSYREATTVDCNDLFLTAVPPALPAGTQTLLLQSNSIVRVDQSELGYLANLTELDLSQNSFSDARDCDFHALPQLLSLHLEENQLTRLEDHSFAGLASLQELYLNHNQLYRIAPRAFSGLSNLLRLHLNSNLLRAIDSRWFEMLPNLEILMIGGNKVDAILDMNFRPLANLRSLVLAGMNLREISDYALEGLQSLESLSFYDNQLARVPRRALEQVPGLKFLDLNKNPLQRVGPGDFANMLHLKELGLNNMEELVSIDKFALVNLPELTKLDITNNPRLSFIHPRAFHHLPQMETLMLNNNALSALHQQTVESLPNLQEVGLHGNPIRCDCVIRWANATGTRVRFIEPQSTLCAEPPDLQRRPVREVPFREMTDHCLPLISPRSFPPSLQVASGESMVLHCRALAEPEPEIYWVTPAGFRLTPAHAGRRYRVYPEGTLELRRVTAEEAGLYTCVAQNLVGADTKTVSVVVGRALLQPGRDEGRGLELRVQETHPYHILLSWVTPPNTVSTNLTWSSASSLRGQGATALARLPRGTHSYNITRLLQATEYWACLQVAFADAHTQLACVWARTKEATSCHRALGDRPGLIAILALAVLLLAAGLAAHLGTGQPRKGVGGRRPLPPAWAFWGWSAPSVRVVSAPLVLPWNPGRKLPSSSEGETLSPPLSQNS